The Megachile rotundata isolate GNS110a chromosome 3, iyMegRotu1, whole genome shotgun sequence genome includes a window with the following:
- the LOC100877255 gene encoding queuine tRNA-ribosyltransferase accessory subunit 2 isoform X1, translating into MKFNSHSAKSCSARIGTLSEFQRNPDLTFETPLALVYTKGGSVPHLTKDVFQMITTDPQLLSVSLTSTLSMLESIKYCNVNFAEFVGMKEYLNFLTFHDPCYAIPSGYHQTDFIPLWTRNGKYMLTPNKYMDIIEAFKPDMYVALHDGDTNVNSSKKRVSKAVQRTGTFFEQCLARHLASDALKSSEILGAIEGGYDIEARTLSINLLKDKPVIGYIIDGLHNNGPDVRNISTDQIKQVVAHTANLLPPEKLKVSTGCWNPLVVLDLVELGVDIFDTSYPYIATENSEALTFLCDHNVCNNIECVISFTEDRYREDFSPICSQCECLACKNHTRAYLHHLCHTREMLSMVLLMIHNVHQYLEFFKLIRESIKNDTLQQFRKKINLKYKQANNS; encoded by the exons ATGAAGTTCAATTCTCATTCAGCAAAATCCTGTTCTGCACGAATTGGTACTTTGTCAGAATTCCAAAGGAATCCTGATCTTACTTTTGAAACTCCTCTTGCTCTGGTATATACGaag ggAGGTAGTGTTCCGCACTTAACTAAGGATGTCTTCCAAATGATTACTACAGATCCACAGTTGTTATCTGTTTCTCTTACTTCTACGCTTTCTATGTTAGAGTCAATAAAATACTGTAATGTTAATTTTGCAGAGTTTGTTGGCATGAAG gaGTACTTAAATTTTCTTACATTTCATGATCCATGTTATGCTATCCCATCAGGTTATCATCAAACTGATTTTATTCCTTTATGGACAAGAAATGGAAAGTATATGTTAACACCTAATAAATATATGGATATTATAGAAGCATTTAAACCAGACATGTATGTGGCTTTACATGATGGAGATACCAATGTGAATAGTAGTAAAAAGCGGGTATCAAAAGCTGTACAACGTACTGGAACATTTTTTGAACAATGTCTAGCTAGGCATTTAGCTTCTGATGCTTTGAAGTCTTCAGAAATATTGGGAGCGATTGAAGGTGGTTATGATATAGAAGCTAGGACATTGtccataaatttgttaaaagacAAGCCTGTAATAGGATATATAATTGATGGACTTCATAATAATGGACCAGATGTAAGAAATATATCAACAGACCAAATTAAACAAGTGGTGGCACATACAGct aaCCTCTTGCCTCCTGAGAAATTAAAAGTATCAACAGGCTGCTGGAATCCTCTTGTTGTGCTTGACCTTGTTGAATTAGGTGTGGATATATTTGATACATCGTATCCTTATATAGCTACTGAAAATAGTGAAGCTTTAACTTTTTTATGTGATCATAATGTTTGCAACAATATAGAATGTGTGATATCATTTACAGAAGACAG GTATAGAGAAGATTTTTCTCCTATATGCTCTCAATGTGAATGTCTTGCATGTAAAAATCATACCAGAGCATATTTACATCATTTATGTCATACTAGGGAAATGCTTTCTATGGTACTCTTGATGAT ACACAATGTACACCAGTACCTTGAATTTTTCAAGCTTATACGGGAAAGTATAAAGAATGACACTCTACAGCAATTCAGAAAGAAAATCAATTTGAAATATAAGCAGGCTAATAATAGTTAA
- the LOC100880946 gene encoding ZZ-type zinc finger-containing protein 3 — MEEEEKGCQDEEPSEFYFESDHLALKGNKDYTTLLKTIVILEAQRAQAIEDLDKLLSIRSKALKDPISFVAQIQNGELPELPGPQKIAEIPYIDWSQYNVAAPDMRMRPQTRHGHVLPHVSTKTEQENGKILVRGRAFDESKPETFNQLWTVEEQRRLEELLIEYPPEEVEMRRWTKIANALGNRTPKQVSSRVQKYFIKLLRAGLPIPGRGPKVKLDVKRGMGHRHQRNNYSLFRRSTFFPHQDMSFTMPDESKEQPVTEESEDDIGNSTIDDNPELRHIELLRQVKAEKEENSSSVFKHVGYKCSICGEEPLTGTRWHCSECQNGFDLCGDCAVAQLEDEKPLHDILHRLIPIKPPQYTRSYDLDYFPQSFSNSSYNYLDPNFLPE; from the exons atggaagaagaagaaaagggaTGTCAAGATGAAGAACCGAGTGAATTTTATTTCGAATCCGACCACTTAGCATTAAAGGGAAATAAAGATTATACTACTCTTTTAAAAACAATTGTAATTCTCGAAGCGCAACGAGCTCAAGCTATAGAAGATTTGGACAAACTTTTGTCTATTCGTTCCAAAGCATTGAAGGATCCAATATCCTTTGTGGCTCAAATACAGAATGGTGAACTACCAGAATTACCAGGCCCACAAAAGATTGCTGAAATACCTTACATTGATTGGTCACAATATAATGTGGCTGCTCCTGATATGCGTATGAGACCGCAGACAAGGCATGGACATGTGTTACCTCATGTATCAACAAAGACAGAGCAAGAGAATGGAAAG ataCTGGTAAGAGGACGTGCTTTTGACGAAAGTAAACCAGAAACATTCAATCAATTATGGACAGTAGAAGAACAAAGGAGATTGGAGGAACTATTGATCGAGTATCCACCAGAGGAAGTGGAAATGAGGAGATGGACTAAGATAGCTAATGCTTTAG GTAACAGGACTCCGAAACAAGTTTCTAGTAGAGTGCAGAAGTACTTTATTAAACTCCTGAGAGCTGGTTTACCTATACCTGGTCGTGGTCCAAAAGTGAAGTTAGATGTTAAAAGAGGAATGGGACATAGACATCAACGCAATAATTACTCATTATTTAGACGATCTACATTCTTTCCCCATCAGGATATGTCTTTTACCATGCCTGATGAAAGCAAAGAGCAGCCAGTTACAGAAGAATCT GAAGACGATATCGGAAATAGTACTATCGATGATAATCCTGAATTAAGGCATATCGAATTATTAAGACAAGTGAAAGCTGAAAAGGAGGAAAATTCATCTTCTGTATTTAAACATGTCGGATATaag tgTTCAATATGCGGAGAAGAACCATTAACAGGCACGAGATGGCATTGTTCAGAATGTCAAAACGGATTTGATTTGTGTGGCGATTGTGCAGTAGCGCAGCTAGAAGATGAAAAGCCACTACATGATATACTACATAGACTGATTCCTATAAAACCACCTCAGTATACTAGAAGTTACGATTTAGATTATTTCCCGCAAAGTTTTAGTAATTCTTCTTATAATTATCTAGATCCTAATTTCTTAccagaataa
- the Snx16 gene encoding sorting nexin 16 isoform X2 translates to MSTSESGVGCISEVTLAISKARGSQSGTVRVLDSPDSDGSGHSNSFTVQRFNYLDNDNANPDILHPPLTTDDLRIPIVGYEIMEERARFTVYKLRVELKNGDCWFVFRRYTDFVRLLSQLRRQKIPISQLSLPRKKWLGDNFAPSFLEERIRGLQAFVNAILSSPLLIGTACVREFFCLDEPPALSDTAEESRAIFEALEDTIYHLRQQLRERDAALASERSLCNELRKKLHQLLR, encoded by the exons ATGTCCACGTCAGAGTCTGGTGTGGGATGTATTAGCGAAGTTACACTTGCAATTAGTAAAGCAAGGGGTTCCCAATCAGGCACTGTGAGAGTACTTGATAGTCCGGACTCTGATGGATCTGGCCATTCAAATTCCTTTACCGTACAAAGATTTAATTATCTTGACAATGATAATGCAAATCCAGATATTTTACATCCACCACTGACTACTGATGACTTAAGAATACCAATAGTTGGATATGAAATTATGGAAGAGAGAGCTAGATTTACG GTTTATAAACTACGGGTAGAATTAAAGAATGGGGACTGTTGGTTTGTATTCAGAAGGTATACAGACTTTGTTCGTTTATTATCACAGTTGAGAAGACAAAAAATTCCCATTTCACAATTAAGTTTACCCAGAAAGAAATGGCTTGGAGATAATTTTGCTCCAAGCTTTTTAGAAGAAAGAATACGTGGTCTTCAAGCGTTCGTTAATGCAATATTGAGCAGTCCTCTCCTCATTGGCACTGCATGTGTCAGAGAATTTTTTTGCTTGGACGAGCCACCTGCTTTATCCGACACTGCAGAAGAATCTAGA GCAATATTTGAAGCATTAGAAGATACTATATATCATTTAAGACAGCAATTGAGAGAAAGAGATGCTGCACTTGCATCTGAAAGGTCTTTGTGCAATGAGCTTAGGAAAAAACTACATCAACTATTAag ATAA
- the LOC100877255 gene encoding queuine tRNA-ribosyltransferase accessory subunit 2 isoform X2 produces MKFNSHSAKSCSARIGTLSEFQRNPDLTFETPLALVYTKGGSVPHLTKDVFQMITTDPQLLSVSLTSTLSMLESIKYCNVNFAEFVGMKEYLNFLTFHDPCYAIPSEAFKPDMYVALHDGDTNVNSSKKRVSKAVQRTGTFFEQCLARHLASDALKSSEILGAIEGGYDIEARTLSINLLKDKPVIGYIIDGLHNNGPDVRNISTDQIKQVVAHTANLLPPEKLKVSTGCWNPLVVLDLVELGVDIFDTSYPYIATENSEALTFLCDHNVCNNIECVISFTEDRYREDFSPICSQCECLACKNHTRAYLHHLCHTREMLSMVLLMIHNVHQYLEFFKLIRESIKNDTLQQFRKKINLKYKQANNS; encoded by the exons ATGAAGTTCAATTCTCATTCAGCAAAATCCTGTTCTGCACGAATTGGTACTTTGTCAGAATTCCAAAGGAATCCTGATCTTACTTTTGAAACTCCTCTTGCTCTGGTATATACGaag ggAGGTAGTGTTCCGCACTTAACTAAGGATGTCTTCCAAATGATTACTACAGATCCACAGTTGTTATCTGTTTCTCTTACTTCTACGCTTTCTATGTTAGAGTCAATAAAATACTGTAATGTTAATTTTGCAGAGTTTGTTGGCATGAAG gaGTACTTAAATTTTCTTACATTTCATGATCCATGTTATGCTATCCCATCAG AAGCATTTAAACCAGACATGTATGTGGCTTTACATGATGGAGATACCAATGTGAATAGTAGTAAAAAGCGGGTATCAAAAGCTGTACAACGTACTGGAACATTTTTTGAACAATGTCTAGCTAGGCATTTAGCTTCTGATGCTTTGAAGTCTTCAGAAATATTGGGAGCGATTGAAGGTGGTTATGATATAGAAGCTAGGACATTGtccataaatttgttaaaagacAAGCCTGTAATAGGATATATAATTGATGGACTTCATAATAATGGACCAGATGTAAGAAATATATCAACAGACCAAATTAAACAAGTGGTGGCACATACAGct aaCCTCTTGCCTCCTGAGAAATTAAAAGTATCAACAGGCTGCTGGAATCCTCTTGTTGTGCTTGACCTTGTTGAATTAGGTGTGGATATATTTGATACATCGTATCCTTATATAGCTACTGAAAATAGTGAAGCTTTAACTTTTTTATGTGATCATAATGTTTGCAACAATATAGAATGTGTGATATCATTTACAGAAGACAG GTATAGAGAAGATTTTTCTCCTATATGCTCTCAATGTGAATGTCTTGCATGTAAAAATCATACCAGAGCATATTTACATCATTTATGTCATACTAGGGAAATGCTTTCTATGGTACTCTTGATGAT ACACAATGTACACCAGTACCTTGAATTTTTCAAGCTTATACGGGAAAGTATAAAGAATGACACTCTACAGCAATTCAGAAAGAAAATCAATTTGAAATATAAGCAGGCTAATAATAGTTAA
- the LOC100880835 gene encoding b(0,+)-type amino acid transporter 1, whose protein sequence is MKLDEEKGNGKIALKRELGLFSAVSIIVAVMIGSGIFVSPTSALERSGSVGFCLIVWITCGILSLLGALSFAELSTVVPRSGAEYAYFIEAFAPLHEYAGQIPAFICSWVYVVLLRPAEVAVIMLTFAEYSVQPFSYYLEDVPEEALFRLKKMIAVLALGLITYINLTSVKLYVKVQNIFMICKIIACVIVIAGGVWWLYTGHTELLKNPFEGTTTSAGNVALAFYSGLWAYDGWTSAAIVTEEVQRPEVNILRSILIAVPLIVFLYVSMNLMYMAALTIPEMIGARAVAVLWAEKVLPSWLSFVIPLGVVLSTFGCGLSIQFSVSRLCFVAGREGHVPRVFSFIHFQKMTPAVAVASQGLLALVCLLLGNIIALIEFASFLTWVFYGLAMLSLIIMRRTKPHAPRPYKVPIVIPWLVLVLAIFLAVVPIVHEPSLKYMFAVVFILLGIGIYHMYVYKRARSTFAARLTYLIQALCLVVATDKED, encoded by the exons ATGAAGCTAGACGAGGAAAAAGGAAATGGAAAGATTGCCCTGAAACGGGAGCTGGGCCTTTTTAGTGCAGTGAGCATCATAGTGGCTGTCATGATCG gttCCGGAATCTTCGTATCACCCACCAGTGCTCTAGAAAGGTCAGGATCCGTTGGTTTCTGCTTAATCGTGTGGATCACATGTGGTATACTGTCCCTTCTCGGTGCCTTGTCCTTCGCCGAGCTAAGTACCGTAGTGCCACGATCTGGAGCCGAATATGCTTACTTCATCGAAGCGTTCGCACCTCTGCACGAATATGCTGGGCAGATACCAGCTTTCATATGTTCCTGGGTTTACGTAGTATTACTGAGACCAGCAGAAGTGGCTGTAATTATGTTAACATTCGCCGAATACAGTGTGCAACCGTTCTCCTACTACCTTGAGGATGTCCCCGAAGAAGCATTGTTTCGATTGAAGAAAATGATAGCCGTCTTAGCTCTCGGCTTAATCACGTACATTAATTTGACCAGCGTGAAACTGTACGTGAAGGTGCAGAACATATTCATGATATGCAAAATAATTgcctgtgtgatcgtaattgcgGGAGGAGTTTGGTGGTTGTACACCGGTCACACTGAACTGTTGAAGAACCCGTTCGAGGGTACTACCACTTCCGCCGGAAATGTGGCGTTGGCTTTTTACAGCGGATTGTGGGCTTACGACGGATGGACCTCGGCTGCGATCGTCACCGAAGAAGTCCAGAGACCGGAAGTCAATATTCTTCGAAGTATTTTGATCGCCGTGCCACTGATCGTTTTTCTGTACGTGTCTATGAATTTGATGTACATGGCTGCTTTGACGATACCGGAAATGATTGGCGCTCGAGCCGTCGCGGTTCTCTGGGCAGAGAAAGTTCTGCCCTCGTGGTTGAGCTTCGTGATACCTCTCGGAGTTGTTCTGTCCACCTTTGGATGCGGTCTTAGCATTCAATTCAGCGTGTCCAGACTGTGCTTCGTCGCCGGAAGAGAAGGTCATGTACCGCGAGTGTTCAGTTTCATACACTTTCAAAAAATGACTCCAGCTGTGGCAGTGGCGAGTCAAGGTCTGCTCGCCTTGGTTTGCTTGCTTCTGGGGAATATCATCGCGTTGATCGAATTCGCGAGTTTTCTGACATGGGTATTTTATGGTCTCGCAATGTTATCGTTGATAATTATGCGACGAACCAAACCGCATGCCCCCAGACCATATAAGGTACCGATTGTAATACCTTGGTTGGTACTGGTTCTTGCTATCTTCTTAGCTGTGGTTCCGATTGTGCATGAACCATCGCTTAAATACATGTTTGCAGTAGTATTTATTCTTCTTGGTATTGGCATTTATCACATGTACGTGTACAAGAGAGCCAGAAGCACTTTTGCAG CGAGACTCACGTACCTGATACAGGCATTGTGCTTGGTTGTTGCCACGGATAAAGAAGACTGA
- the Cog6 gene encoding conserved oligomeric Golgi complex subunit 6: MSEKNTNTALVRRVNKLLESRVEHDKDTLEALKELSTFFTENTLNSRRNLRSKIERRSLAINEEFLSAFREVKSSLDDIYQDVLAMNTAVQCMTNRLQVTKAQTSQLIDQTTKLQNKSQTLSMQQEVASAFIKNFQLTSSELNILHGPSRESPITEEFFSVVNRVQEIHSNCRVLMQSGYQTLALDIMQRMTLLQEAALERLYRWTQNQCKYIENEHLAVLLIKAMNKLQDRPVLFKYILDEYCAARRTALVGSFIDALTLGEGYSTTPNPIEMHANDPKRYIGDMLAWLHQAIPVEKENILTLVKGCDKTDLSDQIKQCLSNITEGLCHPLKSRIEHVISMDAPATVLYSITTLLRFYRAIIQQVIPDSTLTSTLADLLVLSEKSFLSRLQKETRAALGERAEPPGNDLVPAPSVSRLLALLNEILSVASIAEDREKDMQQIVSCIIDPLLQEVNETASRLPTVDMAVYLLNCMHQIQSTLALYEYMDQRLERLQAQSDAQIDTLTSEQASSLVAHLNLGSIYTILQGHEQGPLSSIPGMDPLSVKEFTNKLEAFLLMPDALLLPQISLLQSNNFRSITQKRSFEVIGAIYKQLYEACHDPKNLYQNPNGLFTRSPENLLETLISI; the protein is encoded by the exons ATGAGTGAAAAAAATACTAACACTGCATTAGTTCGAAGGGTCAACAAATTACTCGAATCAAGAGTAGAGCATGACAAa GACACATTGGAGGCTTTAAAAGAATTGTCTACGTTCTTTACGGAAAATACTTTAAATTCCCGCAGAAATTTACGTAGTAAAATAGAGAGAAGAAGTCTTGCAATAAATGAAGAATTCTTGTCCGCCTTCCGTGAAGTAAAATCTTCGTTGGATGATATATATCAAGACGTTTTAGCAATGAATACTGCAGTTCAGTGCATGACAAATCGTTTACAAGTTACAAAAGCACAAACATCACAACTCATTGATCAAACAacaaaacttcaaaataaaaG TCAAACATTGTCTATGCAACAAGAAGTTGCAAGtgcatttataaaaaatttccaattgaCTTCATCAGAGCTAAATATTTTGCATGGACCTAGTAGAGAATCACCGATCACAGAAGAATTTTTCTCTGTGGTCAATCGTGTTCAG gaaATTCATAGCAATTGTAGGGTATTAATGCAATCAGGGTACCAAACATTAGCTTTAGATATTATGCAAAGAATGACATTGCTACAAGAAGCAGCCCTTGAAAGGTTATATAGATGGACACAAAATCAAtgtaaatatattgaaaatgaacATTTGGCTGTATTGTTAATTAAAGCAATGAACAAATTACAAGATAGGCCAGTTTTATTTAA GTATATTTTAGATGAATATTGTGCAGCTAGAAGAACTGCTTTAGTAGGGTCTTTTATTGATGCATTAACATTAGGAGAAGGGTATAGTACAACACCTAATCCTATTGAAATGCATGCAAATGATCCTAAAAGATATATAGGTGATATGCTTGCCTGGCTTCATCAAGCTATTCCTGTTGAAAAGGAGAATATTCTAACTTTAGTAAAAGGCTGTGACAAAACAG ATTTATCAGATCAAATTAAACAGTGTTTAAGTAATATCACAGAAGGACTTTGTCATCCTTTGAAGTCAAGGATAGAACATGTCATATCTATGGATGCACCAGCAACAGTATTATACTCTATTACAACTCTGCTTAGATTTTATCGTGCTATAATTCAACAAGTAATACCAGACAGTACCTTAACTTCAACACTGGCAGATTTATTAGTACTAAGCGAAAAAAGTTTTCTCAGTAGACTTCAAAAGGAAACACGCGCAGCGCTCGGTGAACGCGCAGAGCCGCCAGGAAACGATTTGGTACCAGCCCCATCCGTTTCCAGATTATTAGCCCTTCTTAATGAAATTCTTTCTGTAGCAAGTATTGCTGAAGACAGAGAAAAAGACATGCAACAA ATAGTATCATGTATTATTGATCCTCTTTTGCAAGAAGTTAATGAAACTGCATCAAGGTTACCAACAGTAGACATGGCTGTATATCTTTTAAATTGCATGCATCAGATACAGTCTACTCTAGCATTATATGAATACATGGATCAGCGGTTAGAAAGGCTGCAg GCTCAATCTGATGCACAAATCGATACTCTTACATCAGAACAAGCTAGTTCATTAGTTGCTCATTTAAATCTGGGTTCAATTTACACGATCTTACAAGGACATGAACAAGGTCCATTATCTTCTATTCCAGGAATGGATCCTTTAAGTGTAAAAGAATTTACA AACAAATTGGAGGCTTTTCTACTAATGCCAGATGCGTTGTTACTCCCACAAATAAGTTTGTTGCAAAgtaataattttcgttcaataaCGCAAAAACGTTCTTTTGAGGTAATTGGTGCTATTTATAAACAGTTATACGAAGCATGTCATGATCCAAAAAATTTATATCAAAACCCAAACGGTTTGTTTACAAGAAGTCCTGAAAATCTCttagaaacattaatttctatttaa
- the Snx16 gene encoding sorting nexin 16 isoform X1: MSTSESGVGCISEVTLAISKARGSQSGTVRVLDSPDSDGSGHSNSFTVQRFNYLDNDNANPDILHPPLTTDDLRIPIVGYEIMEERARFTVYKLRVELKNGDCWFVFRRYTDFVRLLSQLRRQKIPISQLSLPRKKWLGDNFAPSFLEERIRGLQAFVNAILSSPLLIGTACVREFFCLDEPPALSDTAEESRAIFEALEDTIYHLRQQLRERDAALASERSLCNELRKKLHQLLSERQTCPKCGAT; the protein is encoded by the exons ATGTCCACGTCAGAGTCTGGTGTGGGATGTATTAGCGAAGTTACACTTGCAATTAGTAAAGCAAGGGGTTCCCAATCAGGCACTGTGAGAGTACTTGATAGTCCGGACTCTGATGGATCTGGCCATTCAAATTCCTTTACCGTACAAAGATTTAATTATCTTGACAATGATAATGCAAATCCAGATATTTTACATCCACCACTGACTACTGATGACTTAAGAATACCAATAGTTGGATATGAAATTATGGAAGAGAGAGCTAGATTTACG GTTTATAAACTACGGGTAGAATTAAAGAATGGGGACTGTTGGTTTGTATTCAGAAGGTATACAGACTTTGTTCGTTTATTATCACAGTTGAGAAGACAAAAAATTCCCATTTCACAATTAAGTTTACCCAGAAAGAAATGGCTTGGAGATAATTTTGCTCCAAGCTTTTTAGAAGAAAGAATACGTGGTCTTCAAGCGTTCGTTAATGCAATATTGAGCAGTCCTCTCCTCATTGGCACTGCATGTGTCAGAGAATTTTTTTGCTTGGACGAGCCACCTGCTTTATCCGACACTGCAGAAGAATCTAGA GCAATATTTGAAGCATTAGAAGATACTATATATCATTTAAGACAGCAATTGAGAGAAAGAGATGCTGCACTTGCATCTGAAAGGTCTTTGTGCAATGAGCTTAGGAAAAAACTACATCAACTATTAag TGAAAGACAAACCTGTCCAAAATGTGGTGCAACTTAA